The sequence TAACGCAGGCAGGCGTGATGTTGCAGCGCTTGCGGGGTCTGCGGGGGCGGGCGGTCGGCAAAATAGGCCGGACTGCCGACAATGACGAAACGAAACGGCCCCAGTCGGCGCGACATCATTTGTGAACTGAGTAGCTCGCCGCTGCGGATCGCAATATCAAAGCCCTCATTAATCATATCCACCATGCGGTCGCTGAAATCGAGATCCAGTTCCACTTCGGGGTAACGTTGCCGGAATTCAGGCAAATGAGGCAGCAGCATGCGATAGCCAATCGCCGGAGCGGTGATGCGCAATTTGCCGCGCGGCGCGGCGGAGATCCGCACCAGCTCCTGCTCGGCCTCCTCCAGTTGCGCCACGATATGTTGGCAGCGCTCGAAGAACAGCTGACCTTCATCGGTCAGGCTGATGCGCCGGGTACTGCGATTGAACAAACGCACGTTGAGTTTTTCTTCCAGCCGCGCCACGCTTTTGCCGACCGCCGATGCGGAAATGCCTATTCGTTCGGCGGCGGCGACAAAGCTCTGACTCTGCGCGGCGCGCACAAACGCCACTAATCCGTTGAGACTGTCCATCGCACTATCTTCCTTCCGCCTATTCGAGCTATTTAGTCCGCAATGAACGGACATGAAGCCTGTTTTTGTTTAATTGAAGACATTTTATCATTTTTAGCACGAATTACTTTGCAGGGGAAAGCGATGAAGTCTTTATCTATCCGCGCGACGGGCAGCCTCCGCGTATTGTTCACCGTGTGTCTGGCGTCGGTGATCCTGCCGCTCAACTTTGTCGGCGGCGCGGTGGCGACATCGGCCATCGCCCATGAACTGGGGGGCGGCGCTCAGGCGCTGAGCTGGATCACCAACGCCTTTATGCTCAGTTTCGGCTGTACCCTGATGGCGGCCGGCGCGCTGGCGGATGAATTCGGCAGGAAGAAGGTGTTTATCGGCGGGGTGGCGCTGTTCGCGCTGTTTTCCTTATTGCAGGCGCTCAGCGGCAGCCTGATCGGGATTAACCTGTTGCGCGCGGCGCAGGGAGTGGCCGCCGCCGCGGCATTGGCCGGGGGCTCCGCGGCGCTGGCTCAGGAGTTTACCGGGCACGCGCGGACTCGGGCTTTCAGCCTGCTCGGCAGCAGTTTTGGCATCGGCCTGGCGTTCGGGCCGTTTCTTGCCGGGACGCTGATCGCCCATTGGGGCTGGCGCTCGGTGTTTTTTTCCATCGCCGCCGTCGCTCTGCTTTCCCTGCTGACCGGCACGTCAAAAATGCGTGAAACGCGCAATCCGCAGGCAACGGGAATCGACTGGCCGGGAACGCTGTCGTTTACCGCTATGCTGGCGCTGCTGACCTGGGCGCTGATGGCTATTCCGCAATACGGTCTGCGCAGCGCGCTGGTATTGTCGCTGTTGGCGAGCGCGGCGCTGCTGCTGGCGGTGTTTATCCGCGTGGAGCTGCGGGTGGCGCACCCGATGCTTGAGCTGTCGCTGTTTCGCTTCCCGCGTTTTATCGGCGTACAGGCGCTGCCGCTGGCCACCGGTTTTTGCTTCGTGGTGCTGCTGGTGCTGTTGCCGATGCTGTTTATCGGCGTGGTCGGTTTGAGCGAAGCGCGCGCCGGGCTGATGATGATGGCGCTATCGCTGCCCATGCTGATCGTTCCGCTGCTGGCGGGATGGCTGACGCGCTGGATATCGCCGGGGAAACTGTGCACCGCCGGGCTGGTGATTGCCGCCGGCGGTCTTGGCTGGCTGAGTCAGGCGGTGCTGGCGCAGGACGTGCCGGGGATGATTGCGCCGATGCTGGTGATTGGCATCGGCACCGGCCTGCCGTGGGGACTGATGGACGGACTGTCCATCGGCGTCGTGCCGCTTGAACGGGCGGGGATGGCGAGCGGCATTTTCAGCACCACGCGGGTGGCCGGCGAAGGGCTTGCGCTGGCGACGGTCGGGGCGATGCTCGCCGCGTTTATCCATACGGCGCTGCTGGCCTCCGACGCCGTCGGGAATGTCGGCGAGGCGGCGCAGCGGCTGGCAACGGGAGACCTGTCGCGGGCGCAGCCTCTCCTGCCGCACTCCAGCGCGACGCAGCTTCAGCAGCTTTATGCCGCCTCGTTTCATCCGTTGCTGCTATGGCTGATGGCGATCACGCTGCTTTCCGCGCTGGCGGTTTTTTTCGCCCTGCGCCGTGGTGAAGCGCATCCGGATAGTTCCGCTGCGCTGC comes from Brenneria nigrifluens DSM 30175 = ATCC 13028 and encodes:
- a CDS encoding MFS transporter, whose amino-acid sequence is MKSLSIRATGSLRVLFTVCLASVILPLNFVGGAVATSAIAHELGGGAQALSWITNAFMLSFGCTLMAAGALADEFGRKKVFIGGVALFALFSLLQALSGSLIGINLLRAAQGVAAAAALAGGSAALAQEFTGHARTRAFSLLGSSFGIGLAFGPFLAGTLIAHWGWRSVFFSIAAVALLSLLTGTSKMRETRNPQATGIDWPGTLSFTAMLALLTWALMAIPQYGLRSALVLSLLASAALLLAVFIRVELRVAHPMLELSLFRFPRFIGVQALPLATGFCFVVLLVLLPMLFIGVVGLSEARAGLMMMALSLPMLIVPLLAGWLTRWISPGKLCTAGLVIAAGGLGWLSQAVLAQDVPGMIAPMLVIGIGTGLPWGLMDGLSIGVVPLERAGMASGIFSTTRVAGEGLALATVGAMLAAFIHTALLASDAVGNVGEAAQRLATGDLSRAQPLLPHSSATQLQQLYAASFHPLLLWLMAITLLSALAVFFALRRGEAHPDSSAALRSAKGNGDK
- a CDS encoding LysR substrate-binding domain-containing protein, whose amino-acid sequence is MDSLNGLVAFVRAAQSQSFVAAAERIGISASAVGKSVARLEEKLNVRLFNRSTRRISLTDEGQLFFERCQHIVAQLEEAEQELVRISAAPRGKLRITAPAIGYRMLLPHLPEFRQRYPEVELDLDFSDRMVDMINEGFDIAIRSGELLSSQMMSRRLGPFRFVIVGSPAYFADRPPPQTPQALQHHACLRYRFPNNGQWQEWDIDDASPVALPLALSSNNLESLLQAALQGLGIAYVPEFIVRDYLASGELISVLAPYLKEAGKFSVVWPSSRHMLPKVRVFIDFLSEKQVLG